TAACGGCAACTACCAGATCGCCGGTGTGACCACTGCCTTGACGGCCAACATCACCCCGGCGCAGCTGACCGTTTCCGGACTGACGGCCAATGACAAGGTCTACAACGGCACGCTGGCGGCCACCCTCAGCGGTACGGCGGTACTGGCGGGCACCATCTACGAAGGTGACGGCGTCAGCCTGAGTGGCTCGGCAAGTAGCGGCAGCTTTGCAGATCCAAATATCGGCACCAGCAAGCCGGTAAGCGCCGATCTGTCGGGGTTGAACCTGAGTAATGGCAACTACCAGATCGCAGGCGTGACCGGCCAACTGCTGGCTAACATCACTGCAGCTACACCGGTACCTGCCCCTGTGACAACGTCAGAGCCATTGCCTACTTTGCCGCCGAATCCTGTCATTGTTCCTGCCTTTGTTGATAATGGCAGCACTGCATTTGCCAGCACGGCCCCGACAAGTTTTGGTGGGTTGAACTATGTTCTTGCTCCAACAGGTGCCGCGGGTGATGGCAATGTTGCTCCCTCGGCTGCTACCAGTACCTTGAACTTTGTGACCGGTCTTCCTGTGGGGAATGGCGATATATCAACTGGAAAAGTTGTGGCAGGTACATCGTCGGCAATCTCCCCAGCTGGGGTGGCTGATACGGTGAATGAAGAAAGCCTCTCTGCTGGGGCAGGCCTCCAGGAGGGGGAGGGCGGTAGTAGTACCGACAGGCCGTTTGCCCCGGTAGCACAAAACGCCGGCCAACCTGAAGGGGCGGCAGGAGCGCTGAACTTTGTATCAAGTGCTGATGAAGGCAACGCGGCCAACTCACCTGCAGCAGATAAGGGCGGCCGTAAGAACAGCAATGAGTTGAACATCAATGATGTGACGGTACCAAGTGCAACCGGCCCGCTGGATGTCTTTGTTGTGGATACCGGTATCAATCGTCGTAACGTGAAGACACTGACTGCCATCCGTTATTAATGGGAAGCTCAATGAACAAGAAAAACACTACTCTGGTGGCAGTGGCACTGCTGGTTTATGCGACACAAGGCTTCGCCGATACGAATACCGATTTGCAGATGACCAAACCGCCGCAACCCACCAGTAGCGATAGCAAGGCGCTGCCCCAGTTTCAGCCACCTTCGGCGCTGGAACCTGTTGCCGGTGGCGTCACTGTCAAGCTGAACCAGCTTGAAATCAGTGGCAACAAGTCGTTGTCGACTGAGACATTGCTGGCCCAGCTCAATCCAGTTGCAGGACGCTCGTTCGATATGGCCGGGCTGACTGCAATAGCGAATACCCTGAGCAATTATTACCATGCAGCAGGTTATCCTTTTGCTCAGGTATTTCTTCCGCCACAGGACCTGCAGAACGGCGTTTTGCATATTACGGTGATTGAGGGCAGTTACGGCAAAGTGGCTGCAGTCGGTAACGATAAATTGTTGTCGGGTGCCCAGCGCTTTTTGGCTTATGGGCTGCAGCGTGGCGACGCTATCCAGAATCAAAAACTGGAGCGTACGCTGCTGATTCTGGACGATCAGCCGGGAATGACAATCCGACCGATTATCCGGCCAGGTTCTGCGCAGGGTGAGGCAGATTTGCTGGTGGATGTGAAGCGTGAGTCGTATGTCAGTGGCGAAGTCGGGGTAGATAACACCGGAGCCAGCAGCACTGGTGAATATCGGGCACATGCTGCCTTGTTCCTCAATAGCGCGGTTCTCTATGGGGACAAGCTGTCGTTGAACAGTATGTATACCGATGAAGACATGTGGTTGGGGGCGGTTGATTACGAGGCACCTCTGGGCGCCTCCGGATTGCGCGGACGGCTTGGTTATGCCCATACCAGCTACCAGCTGGGCGGCGAGTTTGCTGCGCTGGGCGCTCAGGGGGTGGCTGACATTACTACTGCAAGGCTGTCCTATCCACTGCTACGTTCGCAGGCTAACAACCTGTTGATATCGTTGAGCCTGCAACATAAATCGCTACAGGATGATTACCGGGCCAGCAATATCGTGCGCAACAAGCGCAGCGACGGTGCAACTCTGGGGCTTCAGTTTGATAAGCGTGACGCGGTGTGGGGCGGTGGGGTGACGTATGGCTCGCTGTCAGTCAGTGGTGGGCAGCTCCGTCTGGATGGCGAAAGTGAGTTGTCGGATGCCGTGACGGCCGGTACCAATGGTAGCTTTGGCAAGGTCAATCTGGACATTGCCCGTATTCAGAAAATTGCCGGTGGTTTAAATGCCTATGGGCGTTTTTCCGGGCAGTGGGCCAACAAGAATCTGGATTCGTCGGAGAAGTTCAGCTTGGGTGGATACTACGGCGTGCGTGCCTACCCTCTGGGGGAGGGGGTGGGGGACAGCGGGTGGTTTACTCAGCTGGAGTTGCGCTACACCTTGGGTGCCGTGACGCCATTCATTCTTTACGACTACGGCAAGTCAACGGCCAACACAGACCCATGGGACAGCAATTCAGCAGCCAGCAGGACCATTGCTGGGGCTGGTTTCGGTGCACGTCTGCAATATGTACAGTGGAGTGTGGATGGCAGTCTGGCGTGGCGTAGCCAGGGAGGGCGATCCGAGGCCGAGAATGTCGACAAGAATCCCCGTTTTTTCCTGATGCTGGGCAGAAAATTCTGAGCTGTTGAAACAACAACGAAGTAATGTACCTAGGACTTCTAGTCAGTTAAATGGCTGCTTCCGTAACCGGAAGCAGCCATTTCCCTTGTCAGGCCAAGCCGGCTTGTCACACCGGCCAAGCCTGACGTGACTTACGCCAGATCGAAACGGTCCAGGTTCATCACCTTGCTCCACGCAGCCACGAAGTCGTTGACGAACTTCTGTTGCGCGTCGCTGCAGGCGTACACCTCCGCCAGCGCCCGCAACTGCGAGTTGGAGCCGAACACTAGGTCCACGGTGGTGGCGGTCCACTTCGGCACGCCGCTGGCGCGGTCGTGGCCTTCCAGTACGCCGTCGGTGGCGGACTTTTGCCACTTGGTGCCCATGTCGAGCAGGTTGACGAAGAAGTCGTTGCTCAGGACCCCGGGGCGTTGGGTGAACACGCCGTGCTGCGCCTGGCCGGCATTGGCGCCCAGCACGCGCAGGCCGCCGATCAGTACCGTCATTTCCGGCGCGCTCAGCGTCAGCAGCTGCGCCTTGTCGATCAGCAGCTCGGCCGCTGCGCTTTCCAGTCCCGGCTGCACGTAGTTACGGAAGCCGTCCGTGCGTGGCTCCAGTACCGCGAACGAGGCCACGTCGGTCTGGTCCTGCGTGGCGTCGGTGCGCCCCGGCGCAAACGGCACGGTCACCTGCTGACCGGCTTGCTTGGCTGCGGCTTCGATGGCGGCACCGCCGGCCAGCACGATCAGGTCGGCCAGCGAGATCTTCTTGCCGCCGGCGGCACTGGCGTTGAAGTCCTGCTGGATTGCGGCCAACGTTTGCAGTACCTGCGCCAGTTGCGCCGGCTGGTTGACCGCCCAGTCCTTCTGCGGTGCCAGGCGGATACGCGCGCCGTTGGCGCCGCCGCGCTTGTCACTGCCACGGAAGGTGGCGGCGGAG
Above is a window of Vogesella indigofera DNA encoding:
- a CDS encoding YDG domain-containing protein produces the protein NGNYQIAGVTTALTANITPAQLTVSGLTANDKVYNGTLAATLSGTAVLAGTIYEGDGVSLSGSASSGSFADPNIGTSKPVSADLSGLNLSNGNYQIAGVTGQLLANITAATPVPAPVTTSEPLPTLPPNPVIVPAFVDNGSTAFASTAPTSFGGLNYVLAPTGAAGDGNVAPSAATSTLNFVTGLPVGNGDISTGKVVAGTSSAISPAGVADTVNEESLSAGAGLQEGEGGSSTDRPFAPVAQNAGQPEGAAGALNFVSSADEGNAANSPAADKGGRKNSNELNINDVTVPSATGPLDVFVVDTGINRRNVKTLTAIRY
- a CDS encoding ShlB/FhaC/HecB family hemolysin secretion/activation protein, yielding MNKKNTTLVAVALLVYATQGFADTNTDLQMTKPPQPTSSDSKALPQFQPPSALEPVAGGVTVKLNQLEISGNKSLSTETLLAQLNPVAGRSFDMAGLTAIANTLSNYYHAAGYPFAQVFLPPQDLQNGVLHITVIEGSYGKVAAVGNDKLLSGAQRFLAYGLQRGDAIQNQKLERTLLILDDQPGMTIRPIIRPGSAQGEADLLVDVKRESYVSGEVGVDNTGASSTGEYRAHAALFLNSAVLYGDKLSLNSMYTDEDMWLGAVDYEAPLGASGLRGRLGYAHTSYQLGGEFAALGAQGVADITTARLSYPLLRSQANNLLISLSLQHKSLQDDYRASNIVRNKRSDGATLGLQFDKRDAVWGGGVTYGSLSVSGGQLRLDGESELSDAVTAGTNGSFGKVNLDIARIQKIAGGLNAYGRFSGQWANKNLDSSEKFSLGGYYGVRAYPLGEGVGDSGWFTQLELRYTLGAVTPFILYDYGKSTANTDPWDSNSAASRTIAGAGFGARLQYVQWSVDGSLAWRSQGGRSEAENVDKNPRFFLMLGRKF